A genomic segment from Flavobacterium inviolabile encodes:
- a CDS encoding sensor histidine kinase, whose product MRPRLTYENFWVRNTTFYLLLFFLFFFNEYVEKKPEKTSERILVELIVILSAIYSAVLFSNVILVRKFLLEKKYFTFFRFFLAFWCFYIIVQVTFMRYMGEFTSLFNEILGTLFMVFIGSGIYFIHLWVIQNVFRTQKKLLNSQAELTFLKQQLNPHFLLNAMNNLYGDALAEPETVADKILKLSGLLRYQIEATKKEYVSLTEEIDFVNKYIGYHQYKSHNLKVTQEWQGSYEDFYILPLVFMTLIENAVKFSLECESPYVDINWSFKDDHLIFTIENNCLKEGSFLESTGLGLENLRRRLIVSFVKHKITIDKDISGIFKLELQLWKLNINA is encoded by the coding sequence ATGAGACCACGCCTTACTTATGAGAACTTCTGGGTTCGAAATACCACTTTTTACCTACTGCTTTTTTTCCTTTTTTTCTTTAACGAATACGTCGAAAAGAAACCGGAAAAGACTTCAGAAAGAATTCTGGTCGAACTAATCGTAATATTATCAGCCATTTATTCGGCTGTGCTCTTTAGTAACGTAATTCTTGTAAGAAAATTTCTTTTGGAGAAGAAATATTTTACTTTTTTTAGGTTTTTCCTTGCTTTCTGGTGCTTTTACATTATTGTTCAGGTAACTTTTATGCGGTATATGGGGGAGTTTACCTCTCTTTTTAATGAGATATTGGGAACACTTTTTATGGTTTTTATCGGTTCCGGTATTTATTTTATCCATTTATGGGTCATACAAAATGTTTTCAGGACACAGAAAAAGCTTTTAAACTCACAGGCAGAGCTCACTTTTTTAAAGCAGCAGCTCAACCCGCACTTTTTACTCAATGCAATGAACAACCTGTATGGCGACGCACTGGCCGAACCGGAAACGGTTGCCGATAAGATATTAAAGCTTTCCGGCTTGCTGCGCTACCAGATTGAAGCTACCAAAAAAGAATATGTTTCCCTGACGGAAGAAATTGATTTTGTAAACAAATACATTGGTTATCACCAGTATAAAAGCCACAATTTAAAAGTAACACAGGAGTGGCAAGGAAGCTATGAGGATTTTTATATCCTGCCGCTGGTTTTCATGACGCTGATTGAAAATGCGGTTAAGTTTTCACTGGAATGCGAAAGCCCTTATGTGGACATAAACTGGAGCTTTAAGGACGACCACCTTATTTTTACCATTGAGAACAATTGTTTGAAAGAAGGTTCGTTTTTAGAGAGTACCGGCCTCGGACTGGAAAACCTGAGAAGGAGGCTGATCGTATCGTTCGTGAAGCATAAAATTACTATTGATAAGGATATTAGCGGAATTTTTAAATTAGAATTACAATTATGGAAGTTAAATATAAATGCTTAG
- a CDS encoding helix-turn-helix domain-containing protein translates to MLLIFTLGLPYHSIVAQTMSKQELLFRESEELIYSKPNEALKVGLHLLKRVTSSKEKAKVNFLLARIYEVKGDYNNALTYLFEADRNPFDLDNRDMIEVPVTKSIILRALYFDDQSKKYFDVAEKQALKISDRNDKAYAKSLLTLDKSLMYLDREKYEEAAQFIEKQGVSFENTIREFPTMYLWFMITKGRAYCGLNDYEKGRFYFEKVLDLLKKTSIKNDYAEVYALSGIASVYFHQKDHQKALKALLSAGQKAQPFENVYLTESINKQIAINYLALNDKTNYKFYNTNFLKANAEVETIEQESVNTAYNLITQDYENIYKVKKQWYSTVFYIALGLTFVVILVCGLFWFKFQWKKKRLKEIINYLEITRNNLIIRFTEKKEVKEVSKKSNIPLETEQALLNKLKRFESSTKFTNNDMSLAVLAGQFETNTKYLSEIINKHYDVNFNTYINKLRINYIVEKLKSDPNFRNYKISYLAENSGFSSHSSFATVFKSITGIAPITFIELLKSEMEVSNSQ, encoded by the coding sequence ATGCTACTCATTTTTACATTAGGATTACCATACCATTCTATTGTAGCACAAACTATGTCTAAACAGGAACTTTTGTTTAGAGAATCGGAAGAGTTGATCTATTCAAAACCCAACGAGGCTTTGAAAGTGGGACTGCACCTGCTCAAGCGTGTAACGTCCAGTAAAGAAAAGGCTAAAGTCAACTTCTTACTGGCAAGGATTTATGAGGTGAAAGGTGACTATAACAATGCGCTGACCTATTTGTTTGAAGCAGACAGGAATCCTTTTGACCTGGATAACAGGGATATGATTGAGGTTCCGGTAACCAAATCGATAATTTTAAGAGCGTTATATTTTGACGACCAATCCAAAAAATATTTTGATGTAGCCGAAAAACAGGCTTTAAAGATCAGTGACCGGAACGATAAAGCCTATGCAAAATCCTTACTGACGCTGGATAAATCCCTGATGTACCTGGATCGGGAAAAATATGAAGAAGCAGCACAGTTTATTGAAAAGCAGGGCGTTTCTTTTGAAAATACCATACGGGAATTTCCAACGATGTACCTGTGGTTTATGATCACCAAAGGAAGAGCATACTGCGGCTTAAATGATTACGAAAAAGGCCGTTTTTACTTTGAGAAGGTACTGGATTTATTAAAGAAGACAAGCATCAAAAACGATTATGCCGAAGTATACGCTTTAAGCGGAATTGCCTCTGTTTATTTTCATCAGAAAGACCACCAGAAAGCCCTTAAAGCCCTTTTGAGTGCCGGGCAGAAAGCCCAGCCGTTTGAAAATGTATACTTAACGGAAAGCATCAACAAACAGATAGCGATTAATTACCTGGCGCTGAATGATAAAACGAATTATAAGTTTTACAATACCAATTTTCTGAAAGCCAATGCCGAAGTGGAAACGATAGAACAGGAATCGGTAAATACGGCTTATAACCTGATCACACAGGATTATGAAAACATTTATAAGGTTAAAAAACAATGGTATAGCACGGTATTCTATATTGCGTTAGGACTGACATTTGTGGTCATACTCGTTTGCGGTTTGTTCTGGTTTAAATTTCAGTGGAAAAAGAAAAGACTGAAAGAGATTATCAACTACCTGGAAATTACCCGTAATAACCTGATTATCCGCTTTACCGAAAAGAAAGAGGTTAAAGAAGTCAGTAAAAAGAGCAATATTCCGCTGGAAACGGAACAGGCTTTGCTAAACAAGCTAAAGCGCTTTGAAAGTTCAACGAAGTTTACCAATAACGATATGTCGCTGGCCGTACTGGCAGGACAGTTTGAAACCAATACAAAATACCTATCGGAAATAATCAACAAGCACTATGATGTAAATTTCAATACGTATATCAACAAACTGCGGATCAACTATATCGTGGAAAAACTAAAATCCGACCCCAATTTCAGAAACTATAAGATCAGTTACCTGGCCGAAAACAGTGGCTTTTCGTCCCATAGCAGCTTTGCTACCGTATTTAAATCGATAACCGGAATTGCACCGATAACGTTTATTGAGCTTTTAAAAAGCGAAATGGAAGTTAGTAATTCACAATAG
- a CDS encoding TonB-dependent receptor, whose product MNIKIIISLLLLSTSYLFSQEKVTLSGTISDTRNNETLIGVTIYIKSLQTGTTTNEYGFYSITVPKGTYNVQINYIGYQSIEQTIDLNQNTRKNFSLGENSQDLQEVVITENKKKVDIRRPEMSVNKLTIKEIKKMPVVLGETDVLKSILTLPGVTNAGEGASGFNVRGGAADQNLILLDEATIYNSSHLFGFFSVFNSDAIKDLKLYKGGIPARFGGRLSSVLDIYQKEGNSKEFHMNGGIGLISSRLLAEGPISKDKGSFLVAGRSSYAHLFLKLTDNKNSAYFYDLNTKLSYKLNDNNNLYLSGYFGRDVFSLNDSFENTYGNTVVNLRWNHLFSNKLFSNMSLIYSDYYYGLTLDFAGFNWDSGIKNYNFKYDLKHYVSDKMQLSYGLNTIYYDFNPGTIKPNKPNSGINADQLDKKYAFEPSLYIDAEQKVTENLSINYGLRYSMFYRLGAQTINKYQNDQAVVFNNDIKIYEKATPIGTEYYGSNKTIASFNNLEPRLSVAYALNDDQSVKASYNRMSQYLHLISNTASPTPLDVWAPSDNFLKPQILDQFAVGYFKNFSDDKYSLELETFYKKIKNRVDYIDGADLIANNAIEQVILPGRARAYGLEVLLRKNTGKLTGWVSYTLSRSEQQTPGRTPDELGINNSDWYRTGYDKTHNLSVTGSYAYNEKWTFGGIFALQSGQPVTYPNGQYQYQGISVPSYGGRNDNSLPLYHHLDVSATYVPKPDKKKGWQGEWVFSIYNLYSRKNAASISFRQNEDTGRNEALRLSIFGMVPSVTYNFKF is encoded by the coding sequence ATGAACATTAAAATTATTATCAGCCTACTGCTACTCTCCACGAGTTATCTGTTTTCTCAGGAGAAAGTGACCTTAAGCGGTACCATTTCGGATACCAGGAACAACGAAACACTTATTGGTGTTACTATCTACATCAAAAGCCTGCAAACCGGTACAACTACAAACGAATATGGATTTTATTCCATTACCGTTCCCAAAGGAACCTACAACGTTCAGATTAATTACATCGGCTACCAGAGTATCGAACAGACAATAGATCTGAATCAGAACACCCGGAAAAACTTTTCACTGGGCGAAAATTCACAGGATCTGCAGGAAGTCGTGATTACCGAAAACAAGAAGAAAGTCGATATCCGGCGTCCGGAAATGAGTGTGAACAAACTCACGATCAAGGAGATCAAAAAAATGCCGGTTGTTTTAGGGGAAACAGACGTATTGAAGTCCATACTAACCCTGCCCGGTGTAACCAATGCCGGTGAAGGGGCGTCCGGATTTAACGTTCGTGGCGGTGCTGCCGATCAGAACCTGATTTTACTGGATGAAGCTACCATTTACAATTCTTCCCACCTTTTCGGATTCTTTTCCGTTTTTAACTCCGATGCGATAAAGGATTTAAAGCTGTATAAAGGCGGTATTCCGGCGCGTTTCGGAGGCCGCTTGTCTTCCGTACTGGACATTTACCAGAAAGAAGGAAACAGTAAGGAGTTTCACATGAATGGCGGAATCGGTCTGATTTCGAGCCGTTTACTTGCCGAAGGCCCTATTTCTAAAGACAAAGGTTCTTTTCTTGTTGCCGGAAGAAGCTCGTATGCGCATTTGTTCCTGAAATTAACCGACAACAAAAACTCGGCTTACTTTTATGATCTGAATACCAAACTGAGCTACAAATTAAACGACAACAACAACCTTTACCTGTCCGGCTATTTTGGCCGTGATGTGTTCAGCCTGAACGACAGCTTTGAAAACACCTACGGTAATACCGTTGTGAACTTAAGATGGAACCACCTGTTTTCAAACAAGTTATTCTCCAATATGTCCCTGATTTACAGTGACTATTATTATGGTTTAACACTTGATTTTGCAGGCTTTAACTGGGATTCCGGTATTAAGAACTACAATTTCAAATATGATCTGAAACACTACGTTTCCGATAAAATGCAGTTAAGCTACGGATTGAATACCATTTATTATGACTTTAATCCGGGAACCATTAAACCGAATAAACCGAATTCCGGTATCAATGCGGATCAATTGGATAAAAAATATGCTTTTGAGCCTTCCTTATATATCGATGCCGAACAAAAAGTAACCGAAAACCTTTCCATTAATTATGGTTTGCGTTACTCCATGTTTTACAGATTGGGAGCACAGACCATTAACAAATATCAAAACGACCAGGCTGTAGTTTTTAACAACGATATTAAAATCTATGAAAAAGCTACGCCTATCGGAACAGAATATTACGGAAGCAATAAAACCATTGCCAGCTTTAACAATCTTGAACCGCGTTTATCGGTTGCCTATGCTTTAAACGACGATCAGTCGGTAAAAGCGAGTTACAACCGTATGAGCCAGTACCTGCACCTGATTTCCAATACGGCTTCGCCAACACCACTGGATGTCTGGGCACCAAGTGATAATTTCCTGAAACCGCAAATTCTGGATCAGTTTGCTGTGGGGTACTTTAAAAATTTCAGTGACGACAAATATTCCCTGGAATTAGAAACGTTCTATAAGAAAATCAAAAACCGTGTGGACTACATTGACGGTGCCGACTTAATTGCGAATAATGCCATTGAGCAGGTTATCTTACCCGGACGTGCCCGTGCTTACGGTTTAGAAGTTCTGCTTCGCAAAAATACCGGAAAATTAACCGGATGGGTTTCCTATACCCTATCCCGATCGGAACAGCAGACACCGGGAAGAACACCGGACGAATTGGGGATCAACAACAGTGACTGGTACCGTACCGGTTATGACAAAACCCATAATTTATCGGTAACGGGAAGTTATGCCTATAATGAAAAATGGACTTTTGGAGGAATCTTTGCGTTACAATCCGGACAGCCGGTAACCTACCCGAACGGTCAGTACCAATATCAGGGAATTTCCGTGCCAAGCTATGGCGGAAGAAACGACAACAGTCTGCCGTTGTATCACCACCTGGATGTTTCGGCTACCTATGTACCAAAACCGGATAAGAAAAAAGGCTGGCAGGGAGAATGGGTTTTCAGTATTTACAACCTTTACAGCCGTAAAAATGCCGCTTCCATTTCCTTCCGTCAAAATGAAGATACCGGACGAAATGAAGCCTTACGACTATCCATTTTTGGAATGGTGCCATCCGTAACGTACAACTTTAAATTCTAA
- a CDS encoding LytR/AlgR family response regulator transcription factor, translating into MEVKYKCLVVDDEKPAHKVIRSHISHCKELEYCDSAYNGNEAMNFIRKQEYDIIFLDINMPLVSGIELMETMPQRPVTIVTTAYSDFALKSYQHDAVDYLLKPISLSLFMKAVAKAKLFCEARNSKNTIKSNIQLKVNGEMMDVLLDDIVCIESVGNYLKIYLQSGVIPVVVYGSLIEIKENLDENFIQVHRSHIVNRSHMHGNTKHNLTLTDDRIVPIGRKYQILIDNA; encoded by the coding sequence ATGGAAGTTAAATATAAATGCTTAGTTGTTGATGACGAAAAGCCAGCTCACAAGGTCATCAGGTCGCATATTTCGCATTGTAAGGAACTGGAATATTGTGATAGTGCCTATAATGGGAATGAGGCAATGAATTTCATCAGGAAGCAGGAGTACGATATCATCTTTTTGGATATCAACATGCCTTTGGTGAGTGGTATCGAGCTGATGGAAACAATGCCGCAGCGGCCGGTTACGATTGTTACCACTGCCTATTCCGATTTTGCCCTGAAATCGTACCAGCATGATGCTGTGGATTATCTGCTAAAACCGATTTCGCTGTCGCTTTTTATGAAAGCAGTAGCAAAAGCCAAATTGTTTTGTGAAGCCCGGAACAGTAAAAACACCATTAAAAGCAACATACAGCTAAAGGTAAACGGAGAAATGATGGACGTGCTTTTAGACGATATTGTCTGTATTGAAAGTGTGGGCAATTACCTCAAAATATACCTTCAGTCCGGTGTGATTCCGGTGGTGGTTTACGGTAGTCTGATCGAAATCAAAGAAAATCTGGATGAGAATTTTATCCAGGTACACCGTTCACACATTGTAAACAGAAGCCACATGCACGGCAATACCAAACACAACCTGACCTTAACCGATGACAGAATAGTACCCATAGGGAGAAAATACCAGATTTTGATTGACAATGCTTAG
- a CDS encoding DUF4249 domain-containing protein, translating to MKTIFKYLSVLFICALSSSCEDVVDVKLDTAPPRLVVDAAINWIKGTPGDVQKITLTTTTDYYSNTIPKVSGATVYITNSANTVFDFIETVSGTGEYICNNFQPVINETYTLTIVSQGVTYKATEKLKGVSDILYVEQNNNGGFTGKDIELKTFYDDPANEDNYYLFRYIRNSTLAKFDVSDDRFVQGNRTFDLYIHEDMVANDNVNIRLMGISKQYFNYMSILISVANGGGGGPFQTPPATVRGNVINQNNLTNYPLGYFSLSEVSELDYTVE from the coding sequence ATGAAAACAATATTCAAATATTTATCGGTACTTTTTATCTGCGCACTGAGCAGCAGCTGTGAAGATGTCGTGGATGTAAAACTGGATACGGCACCGCCGCGCCTGGTGGTAGATGCAGCCATTAACTGGATTAAAGGTACTCCGGGTGACGTTCAGAAAATCACGCTGACCACTACTACCGATTATTACAGCAATACCATCCCGAAAGTATCCGGGGCTACGGTTTATATTACCAACAGTGCCAATACCGTTTTTGATTTTATCGAAACCGTGAGCGGTACCGGGGAATACATCTGTAACAACTTCCAGCCGGTTATTAACGAAACCTATACGCTGACCATTGTTTCACAGGGCGTGACCTATAAAGCCACCGAAAAGCTAAAAGGCGTATCCGACATTTTATATGTGGAACAGAATAACAATGGCGGTTTTACCGGGAAAGATATCGAGCTGAAAACATTTTACGATGATCCGGCAAATGAAGACAACTATTATTTATTCCGTTATATACGCAACAGCACTTTGGCAAAATTTGATGTTTCCGACGACCGTTTCGTTCAGGGAAACAGAACTTTCGACCTGTACATACATGAAGATATGGTAGCGAATGACAATGTTAATATCCGCCTGATGGGTATTTCAAAACAGTATTTCAACTATATGAGCATTTTAATCAGTGTTGCCAACGGCGGTGGCGGCGGTCCGTTTCAGACACCACCGGCAACCGTTCGCGGAAACGTGATCAACCAGAACAACCTGACTAATTATCCGCTAGGCTATTTCAGCCTCTCGGAAGTATCCGAACTGGATTATACGGTAGAATAA